In Clostridiales bacterium, the genomic stretch CCAAAAAGCGGTGACGGGAGCAAAATTTAATAAATAGTCTTAAGGAGGCGAAAATGAGATCGAAATTCAAAAAATTGCTATTGGTATCGGCGATCGCCGCAACAGCATTTGCCGCGGTTGCGTGCAAGAAAACCATAACGCCGACGCCCGACGACGAATGTTCGCATGAGTTCACAAAATGGGACAATGACGAGAACGAGCATTGGCATGTGTGTACAAAATGCGGCGAGAGTCAAAACGACGTTGCCGTTCACGATTACGGCGAGGACGGGACGGAGGATTTTTGCATTTGCGGCTGGGAAAATCAGAATGCGCCGAGCATACTAACGATTACTTATAATTTGTACGGCGGATCAGGTGATCCCGTCGGTGCGTTCACGGAAGGCGTGGGGCTTGCCGAGCTTCCCGTGCCTACAAAAGCGGGCAACGACTTCGGCGGCTGGTTCGATAACGCCGAGTTTACGGGCAGTCCCGTCACGAGCATAGGTGCAAACGTGACCGCTCCCGTGATTCTTCATGCCAAGTGGACGCCCAAAACGTTTACGGTGTCTAAAAGCAATAACGCCGCCGATACGGCTACGCTCACTGCGGCAGGCACGGCTACGTACGGAACCGATTATACCTTTACCGTAACGTGTAGCGACGCGGACGTTCCGGTAACTGTCGAGGTCACTGTAGACGGTAAGAATTATACGCCGACAAAAATTGGCAACGATTATACCGTTGCGGGAGACGCGATTACGGGCGATATAGCGATCGCGCTGTCCATAAAGCATGTAAAAGTGCAGTTCGACACGGTAAGCAATTTGACCTTCGTCGGCGATGCTGTCGCAGAAAAGAACAAGAGGTTCACATTTGCGGCGGTTGCCGAGATCGGCTACAAAATAACGGCTGTCACCGCGACGGCGGGCGGCGAGTCCGTTACGGTGACGAAGGAGAACGACGGGTATTCCGTCGAAGTAACCGACAAGCCGATATCGATTTCGGGCGTCGTGTCGGAGATAGAATACACGCTCAAATTTGCTAATAATAAAACGACGGCGACCGTCGAGCAACCGTCTAAGTACTCTTATACTCAAAGCTTTAGTATTCCCAAAGCCTCGACGCTCGACGGAATAGTGCCCGAGCATTATAATTTCTTGGGCTGGGCGACGTCGCCCGACGGCGAAGTCGTATATGATGACGAAGAAAGTGTATCGAAGCTTGCGACTGCGGACGGTGTCGTCACGCTGTACGCTAAGTTAAAAGGCGAAGAGTACAATGTTTCAGTGGGGGCGCTCAAAGGTTTCGACATCGTAACGCTCGATAAAGCCGAATACGGCGAGGATTATAAAATACCGCTTGCGGACGGCACGGAATATCTGTACTCTGCAAAAGCGACTGTAGACGGCACGCCACACGATATGCAAGTAGTCACGACGCCGAGCGGCGCCGAGCTCGTTTTGGATAAACAGTTCGTCACGGGCGCGATAACGGTTTCGGGCGAAAAGCATATTATAGCCGACAGCTTCTATCAAGACGTAACACCGTACACGATAGAAGACTCGTTTGCCAATAATAACGAGTATAAAGTATATATGACACTCGGCGCGGACGGCATTTACTTTAAGGCGGATATCAAACAAAATTCAGTTCTTGCGACGGCTACCGACTCTAATATCGTCGCAAAAGACGCGATAAGGTTCGTTTTCGGCAAAAAGAGCGGCGAGAGATTCGATACGCAGAACGAGGCGGGCAACGACAACAACGGTTACTTTGGTGTAAACGTAGTGGGAGAACGGCAAAACCTCGATAAATCTATCGGATATTATTCTCATGTCGGCGATGGCGAGAGTGCATATTATCAAATTCGGTACGAGGGTTTTATATCTTATTCCAAAATAATTGCGCTCGGTATCGGCTATGCCGAATCCGATTTCGCGGGCTCTGCCTATAAGACCGCCAAAGTGTATTGCGGCATAAGACTGGTAAACCATGCCAACCATACTTCGGCAAACGACATGATTTTGACCCCGTGTGCGCTTCAAGGCTACGACTACAACGGTTTGCAGGGCTTATTAGTAAACCCCATGGGCGCTAATAGTTGGTTCGGCAATACGAACAGTATAACGGTCAACGGGCTTAAAAGTGAGCTTATCAAAAACGATTTGGACGGGGTCGTTTCGCAAAACGAATACGGCGCTCATTCGTTAGTGTACGAGGATACCGATACGAATCGCAATAACAAGTTCGAGATATTCGGCAAAAAGGTAAACGGCGGACTTAAGCTCGCGGTACGTGTAACGTCGTCTAAGGTGGTTTATTTTAAGGATAAAGACGGTAAGCACGACTCCGAAAACGTCGATTACATTCAGTTCGGTTTCAAAAATACCGACGGCACAATATCTCACGTAATGCTCGGCGTCGACGGATTTTTGCGTTGGATGGATTGCGACACGCTGTTTTCTATTGGTTTCAGCTCGTATGTAAAGATCGACAAGAGCGGTGCGGGCGAATTTACCAAAGACGCCTCGGGCTTTAACGGAGCAAACGCGCTTGTCGCGGCGAGCGGCGGCAAATTCGTGACGACCTACGAGCTGTTTATCCCGCAGGAGTTTGCAAATAGAATAAGCGACGAGTTATACGTTAGGGTCAGACATATGGATACGGGCGATACCATAAGCTTTGACGGAAAATTGAGTGCATCGTCGACTGTATGGATGTACGGCGGCGGCAATTCTACCAGTGACGCGTGGCCGGAGCTGATGTTAAATATCATAACCGAAAACGGTGTGTTCGACGTGCGCCGTACGCTTGTGTTCGATAATACCGCAGCCGGCAATAACGGAGTTACGCCGGAACCGATATCGAATGCGGTCGCACATATAACGAATTTGCCGTCGGTCACGCCCGTCGCGGGATACAGATTTAAGGGTTGGTCGCTTACAAACGGCGGCGAGGTGATAGCGGACGGTAAGCTTCCTCTCGGCGGCTCTATCGCTGCGGACGGCACGGTCACCCTTTATGCGGTGTACGAATCGGCGCAGTGGGCGCTCACCCTCGTCGACGAAAGTAACAGAGCGAGCATCACTTCGGGTGGCGACAATAATGCGGTCAAGCTCAATCAAGACCTCGTATTTACGGTCGACCGTCAAGCGGATACGGGCAAAACCGTCGTCGTCGAAGTGAAGATAGGCGAAACAAAATACGATCCTCAAATAAGCGGCGATACCTATACCGTTTTGGGTGTGGATATAACGGACAAGGTAACGATAACAGTGCGCGAAATAGCGCTCGAATCGGTTACTGTAACACTTCCGTCCGCGACGGAAAACTTGAATGTGACGGGCGAGGCTTCGTCTTATAAGAATATAGATTATGAGTTTACCGTAACGGCGGCAAGCGGATACGTATACGGCTTAACGGCGACCGTTAGAGGGGAAGCCGTGTCGCTTACCGATCTCGGCAACGGACATTACCGTATTGCGGGAAGCCTTGTTACGGGCGATATAGTAATAGCCGAAAAAACGCGCGAAAGCTTGCAAGGCACGCCCGACTTCGAGGTCCGCGGCTTCGAGTACGACGGCGTCACCGATGAAAGCATGGCGGCATATATCGACGGCGTTAAAACGGACGCGTTCGTATTCGCAAACGGCAAGTATACCGTAGCCGAAAACGCTTTGAGCGACGTCGCTCTCGGGCAAGAGCACGAGCTCGCTATCGAAACGGCGAACACGGTTTATATTCAGCGGTTCTTTATGGTGACAATGTCCGTAAAGACGACGGACGACTTTAAGGCTATACAGAGCAAGTACTTTAAGGGCACCAAAAAAGGAGTTCTCGGCTCTACCGATACGTCTGCATACCGTGACGGTTATTTCGTCCTTGCGAACGATATAAATAAGGATGGAGACGCGTTTTATTTTACAATGGCACCGATCGCCTATCCCAACGACGGGCATGGCGCGGCGTTGGAAGGCGACGAAGCAAAACGTGCGAGCTGGTACGGAACTATCGACGGTAGAGGTCACGCGGTGTATAATGTTACGGCGGGGTACGGCGGAATGTTCGGTATGCTGCCCGAAACGTCGATCATAAAGAATATTGCCTTTATCAATTGCAAGTCGGATAATTCCGCAGATGCGGGCGAGCTGTTATATAACAACGCAACAAAGTATAAAGACAGCTGGCAGGAGGGTATGGCTGCCAAGCCCCAGAATAACGACGGAGCCAACAGCGGATTTTTGACGAGAAGTCTATCGGGCGGTACGGTCGAAAACGTATACATCGAAATGGCGGAAATGCCCGCGTTCAACAGATACGGAGTGTTGGCATTCGTAGCGCAAAAAAATTCGGTGATCAGAAATGTAGTTATAAATGTCAAGACAAGCGCAGGATCGGCTGACGACAGACATTCGTTCTTCGGTATAGCTTGGGGACAGTCGATTGAAAATTGTTTTGTGTACGGAGCAACGCGCACCGTGAACGCACAAGATACCAACGATTTGCCTTCTTTGAGCAGAAGCTCGCTTAACGGCTTAACCGGCAACGCCGGCGACATGACGGAAAGCTTTGCGGTCGGTATAAGCGGCAAAGGTAGCTTCGTTTACACGGAAAACGTTCTCAAATTCTACGAAACGGCAATTTGGATGAAGCCGACCGAATAGAGTATCGGCAAAAAATCAATAACGAAAAGGGTGAGCGGAGCTTTGCGACAGCGAGGCTTCGCTCATGCTATCGGCAGGTATCTTATGGAACAAAGACATTACGATTTCGTCGTTATCGGCGGCGGGCTGTCGGGAGTTTGTGCCGCGATTGCCGCGGCGCGACACGGCGTTAGGGTAGGACTTATTCAGGATAGACCTATGCTCGGCGGCAATTCGTCGAGCGAGGTCAAGATGCACGTTTGCGGTGCGGATATTCATGGTCACAGACCGAACGCGCGCGAATCGGGGATCGTCGAGGAACTGCTTCTGAAAAACAGATTTACAAATCCTTTGCACTCGTTTGAAGCTTGGGATTACGTTCTTTACGACGCCGTAAAAAGCGAACCGAATATAGACCTGTTTCTGAATGCGCGCGCCTATGAAGTAGAAACAAACGCTGACAGCATAACGAGCGTACTCGTAATGCAGTCGACGACCGAACGGGTGTTTGATATCTCGGCATTTTGTTTTTGCGACGCTTCGGGCGACGGCTTGGTCGCCTATAAGTCGGGCGCGAAATTTATGTACGGACGAGAAGGTAAAGAGGTATTTGGCGAGCCCGACGCACCCGAGCGCTCCGACTGTAAGGTGATGGGCGCGTCGTTGATGTTTACGGCAAAGGACGTCGGGTGCAAAGTTTCTTTCGTAAAACCCGATCGGGCGTACGAGTATTCGGAAAGCGATTTGGCTTGTCGTGACCACAGTCATATAACCTCGGGATATTGGTGGATTGAATACGGGGAGGACGATATTATATCCGATTGCGAGAGCGTGCGCGACGAGCTCGTCAAAATGTTGTTCGGTGTATGGGATCATATAAAGAACGGCGGCGATCACGGCGCGGATAACTATGCGCTCGATTGGATTGGATCGTACCCCGCAAAGCGCGAAAGCCGACGATTTATAGGCGATTACGTGCTCAAGGAACAGGATATTTTGAGTGGCGGGCATTTCGCCGATACCGTCGCATACGGCGGGTGGAATATGGATATGCATGTGCCGGGCGGACTTATAAACGTGTCTGCCGCGCCGACTTCGTATTTCAACGTTCCCGACGTTTACGGAATACCGTACCGCTCACTGTACTCGGTCAACGTCGAAAATTTGTTTTTGGGTGGGCGGCTCATAAGCGCGTCGCATTTGGCGTTCGGGTCGTCGCGCGTAATGGGCACGTGTGCGGTTATCGGTCAAGCGATAGGCACTGCGGCGGCATTGTGCGTAAAGAAGCGATGTTCGCCGCGAGAGTTGAACGACGATATGGCAGAGCTCCGTCGCCTGCTCATGCGTGACGATTGTTATTTACCGGGTGTAGAATACACGGACGAATTCGACGCGGCGCGATCGGCGTTCGTGTCGGCAAGCTCATTTAAGTCCGATTACGAGCCGAAGAACGTTACAGACGGATTTTACAGAAACGAGAACGGAAAAAATCATTGTTACCGTTCGGACGGAATAGGCCCGAACGGCGAAACCATCACTCTCGAGTTAGGCGAGCCGCGAAAGGTGACCCAAGTGGCGGTGCGGTTCGACAGCGATTATTCGAACGAGCTTACGATAACGATATCGGACGCGATAAGAAACCGTCAGCGCCCCTATCCCACAGAGCTCGTTAAAAAGTATTCGGTATCGCTTTACTTTAACGGCGAGAAAGTGTATAGTTCAATTACGGACAATAATGTAAAAAGATTTTCCGTGCACGAAACGGGCGGCGTTGTTGCCGACAAAGTCGCGATCACCGCGTATGAAACGTACGGCGCAAAATATATTACGATATTCGGTATAAACGTTTATTGAGGTCGCTATGAATTTTGCTATAATCGGTCTGGGCGGGCGCGGTAGCGTATACGCTCATTATATCAACGAGTACGGGGCTAGGTTAGTCGCCGTGTGCGACATTAACGCCGATAAATATTCGCTTGCCGCAAAATATGGCGTGAGCGAGAATGGATTTTTTACCGACGAATCCGAGTTCTTTAAGCGCGGCAAAATAGCCGACGCTCTCGTAATATCTACTATGGACGGCTTACATTACGAGCAAGCTATGCGCGCGCTCGATTTCGGCTACGATATTCTTTTGGAAAAGCCGATAGCTTTAACTTTGGAGCAGTGTAAGAGTATTGAGCGTAAAGCGATCCAAACGGGTCGTAAGGTCGTCGTATGTCATGTCTTGCGTTACGCGCCGATCTATATTAAACTTAAAGAACTGATCGAGAGTAAAAAGCTCGGGGACGTAGTTTCGCTGTCGCTTACCGAAGAAATAGGCTACTACCATTTCGCACACAGCTATGTGCGCGGAAATTGGCGCAATACCGACGTTTCCACGCCGCTTATCGTTGCGAAAAACTGTCACGATTTGGATATAATATGTTGGTTTTTGGACAGACCGTGCTTATCGGTATCTTCGGTGGGTGGTTTGTATGAGTTCAAGCCCGACAAAGCGCCGCTATCTTCTGCCGCACGGTGCGTCGACTGTCCGCTGAAAGAGGAGTGTAAGTATAGCTGTTTCAAGCTGTACACAAATGCGGAATACGAAAAATGCGCAGGTCTTGCTGCTCATGCGAATTTGGGACGCACTGCCGAGGAAATCTGCGCCGCGCTCGGTAATACGCATACTCCTTACGGAAGATGCGTTTACCGTTGCGACAACAATGTTTGCGATCATCAAACTGTAAATATGCTGTTTGACGGCGGCGTTACCGCGCAGCTTCTATCAACGGCATTTTCCGAGAATATATGTCGTAATTCGGTAGTGTACTTTACGGACGGCAAAGCCTATTCGTTGCCCGACGGCAATATAGCATATGAAAAGTTCGGCGGCGAAAAGGGAACGATAGAAGTAGAGAAAGTAAGCGGCGGCTATGCTCATCACGGCGGTGGAGACGTGGGCATTGTAAAAGAATTTATCTCCTATGTGCAAGACGGCGTTAAGCCATTTTCCATAACGGATATTTCGAGGTCGGTACAAAGCCACGAAATTGCGTTTGCCGCAGAGCAGTCTCGGCTAAAAAACGGCAAAACATTATTTATGAACGGGAGCGAAAAATGAACTCAAACAAAAATAAAAGCATCTGCGAAAGCGCGGTTGCCGAGGGCTTTGTTCTGTTGGAGAACGACGGGACTTTGCCGCTTATGAAAAACGACAGAGTTGCCGTTTTCGGCAGAGCGCAATTTGAGTATATTAAGAGCGGCTCGGGCTCGGGCGGACTTGTCGTTTGTCCGTACGTAACGAACATTGGCGATGAACTTATTAAGCTCGTAAACATCGACGCTCGCACTGAGAATTATTACCGAGAGCATATAGGTGCATACCCGTACGACAACGGGGATAATTGGGAAATTCCGCAGTCGCAAAAGGAAGCGTCGCTCGACGAAAGCTTCGTAAAAACGCTGTCGGAGGATAATGACAAGGCGATAATAGTTATTTCACGCATGTGCGGCGAGAGTTTCGACTTAAAGCCCGAAAAGGGCGGATATTATCTTACCGACGAGGAAGAAAATACGATAAAGCTCGTTTGCAGGTATTTTAAGCGTGTTTGCGTGTTGCTGAACGTCGGCAATATCATAGACATGCGGTGGGTAAAGAAGTACAACGTCGGTACGGTAGCGTACGTATGGCAAGGCGGTCAAGACGGCGGTTCCGGCGTAGCAAAAACGCTTGTCGGTAAGTATTACCCGAGTGGCAGACTTGCCGATACCATAGCCGAGAATTTATCCGACTATCCTGCGGCGGACCGTTTCGGCAGAAAAGAGAAGAATATTCACACCGAAGATATTTATGTCGGTTACAGATATTTCGAGACGTTCGCAAAAGACACAGTTTTATATCCGTTCGGGTACGGACTGTCATATACAAAATTCGCATATACGGACATCAAAGCGAAAAAAGCGGATGATAAAACAGTAATACAAGTCACCGTTAAGAATACGGGGAATTATTTTGGCAAGGATGTCGTACAATGCTATGTCGAAAAACCGCAGGGCGAGCTCGGTAAGCCCGCCCGCGAGCTCGTCGCGTTTAAAAAAACAAAACCGTTAAAGCCCTGCGAGAGCGAAACCGTAACAATGGAGATAGAAATCGACGCGCTTGCGTCGTACGACGACGGCGGCAAAAGCGGCTTTGCGAACTGTTATGTTTTGGAAAAAGGCGAGTACGGTTTTTACGTCGGCAGTGACGTTCGAACGGCAAAGAAGGTTTTTGCGTTTTGCTTGCCGGAAACGTCGTGCGTTAAAAAATGTCGGCAAGCCGCAGCTCCGGTCGAGAAGTTCGAGAGGATCACAACAAAAGATGGCGTAACACCCATATACGAGCAAACGCCGCTCGCGGCATACGATATTAAATCGCGCATCGATAGCGAGTTGCCGCCTACAATCGAAATAACCGGCGAAAAGAGTATATCGCTTAGTGACGTCGCAAGCGGTGAACACACCGTGAACGAATATATAGCGCAATTTGACGCACCATCGCTTTGCTTACTCATGCGCGGCGAGGGAATGTCGAGTCCCAAAGCGCCGGTAAGCGGAACGGCGAGCTCATTCGGCGGGATTATGGACGTGTGGAATAAAAGCGGTATGCCCGTTATTACTACCGTAGACGGTCCGAGCGGCGTTCGTATCGCCGAAGGGAACGGTTATTCTACTTGTATTCCGACGGGTGCATTGCTCGCCGCCATGTGGTCGCCCGAAAAGATTTACGATGTTTTCGATATTTTCGCAAAAGAGCTTCGCAGCTATGGTTTGGATATAGCGCTTGCGCCCGGTATGAATATACACAGGCATGTGCTTGGCGGGCGCAATTTCGAGTATTTCTCTGAGGATCCGTTATTGACGGGCGTCAATGCCGCAGCGGTGACGAAGAGCTTTTACGACAACGGCGTAAGATGCACGCTTAAGCATTTCGCTGTAAATTCGCAAGAGCTCGAACGCGGCAAGGAGAACGAGGTTTTGAGCGAAAGGGCTCTTCGCGAGATATACTTAAAGGGCTTTGAAATAGCGGTTAAAAACGGGTGTGTGCAATATATCATGTCATCGTATAACCGTATAAACGGTATATCCGCGGCGAGCAACTACGATCTTATAACGACTATCCTGCGAAACGAATGGGGGTATGACGGAGTAGTGATGACCGATTGGTGGACGACCACGGACGATCTATATAACGGAACGTTTTCAAGATGCAATCTAGCGGCTATGGTAAGGGCGCAGAACGACTTGTATATGGTCACGGACGATGCTTCGGTGTATCCCGACGATATGTCGGAGGCACTAAATGAAGGAAGATTGACGGTTGGCGAGCTTCAGCGTTGCGCGAAAAACATAGCTTGTGCCGCAATCGATTCACTTTCATTCAAGGCTAACAGAAAAAGCGAAATAACGGATGTGGCGACGGGTAAACTTATCACTCGTTGCGATGGGGCGCAATGTGCAGGCGGCATACCGTCGATCGGGAAGTATGCCGTCAAAATAACGTACTCGTGTTCGGGCGACGCTTTGGCGCAAAAAGAATTATTTGTGATCTCGGGCGGCAAAACGATACAAACGCTTTTAATAAAGGGCACCGACGGCAAAACGGATTCGCGCGTTTTCGTAGCGGAGCTGACTCCCGACGCCGTTTTATCATTTAAGGGTGCGGCGCAAATAACGCAAATCGAGATTTATACAATTAAACGGTAGGAGCGTGCGTTAATGAATTTTGCGATTTCGGAAAATAAGCCCAAAATAACTCCGCGTGGCTTTTTCGAGCGGTTTTTGCATCGGCAGCTCAAGGGGCTTACGGGGCATATCGAGCAGGCGGGATATCCGTTCGACCGCGAGATATGGGGCACGGATATCATGCTCGAAAAGGACGGCAATCCCGCTTGGTGGGTGTACGAGCAGACCGCATATTGGTTGGACGGGTATGTCCGTTGCGGCATATTACTTGACGATAAAGACGTTATCGAAAGAGCGTCGAGTATAATTTATTCGGTGCTGAACAAACCCGATACTTACGGCTTTTTGGGACCGAAGTTCATGAAAGAAACTGACGGCTGGAACCGCTGGGCGTACGTCGTTTTCTTTCGTGCGTGCATGGCGCTCTATGAATATAACGACGACGAAAAAATATTACGCGCGCTCGAAAATCACTATTTGAGCTGTTCGGCGCGGCATAACAGGTTTCGCGACGTTATGAACGTCGAAATAATGCTGTGGCTGTACGGCAAAACGGGCAATAAGAAATTGCTCAAACTCGCCGAAACGGACTATAACGATTACAACCGCACCTGTATCGACGATAACTGCGACAGGGTGGCAATGTCCGACAAAAAGCCGTTCTCTCACGGGGTCACGTATAACGAGTACGGTAAGCTCGGTGCGATACTGTTTACGTATACGGGCAAAAAGAAATATCTCGACGCGTCAGTCGCGGCGTTCGATAAGATCGATAAGTATTTCATGTTGCCGTCGGGGTGTCTTTGCAGCGACGAGTTCACCGTGTCCGACGATTATATGCACAGCTACGAAACGTGCGATATATCCGATTATACATGGTCGCTGGGGTATATGTTCGACGCGACGAAGAACGCGCATTATGCGGATAAACTCGAAAAGTGCGTGTTCAATGCGGGTATGGGGAGCGTGCTCGAAAACTTCAAGGGCTTGCAGTATTTCTCGTGCGCGAATCAGATAATAGCGGATAACAGATCCAATCATAACGATTTCTATAAGGGCAGTAAGTGGATGAGCTACCGCCCGAACCCCGGGACGGAGTGCTGTCCGGGTAACGTCAACCGCTTCATGCCCAACTATATTCTAAACAGCGTAAAGCGTTACGGCGACGAGGTTTATATAGCGCTGTTTTGCGATGCTGATTACGAATTCGAAGATATTCGCATAATGGAAAGAACGGATTTTCCGTTCGGAGAGAGTATAACTCTCGATATAGCTACCGAAAAATGTTTCAAGCTTAAATTGCGTATCCCCGAATGGGCGGATAGGTACGAATTTACGGTCGGCGGAAAAGAAGTAGACGCAAAAGAGGAAGACGGTTTTGTCGACTTGGAGATATACTCCGAATGTTCGGTGCGCCTGTCATTTTCGTCGAGCATAAGCAAAGTGCAAACGCGGGGCGGGGTGTATTTTCAAAAGGGCGCGCTCGTGTACTCTCTCGGGCAAAAGGGACGACGCGAGGTGGACAAGCTCGAGCCGCGCTCTTCCGCGGAGTTCCCCGCGTACAATATGTATCCTACCGAAAAATGGAACTACGCTATAGACAAAAACGCGCCGGCACGGTTTATAGACGGCAACGGGCGCGACTTCGATTTGGATCAGGATTTGCCGCATTTGGAGGTTTACGCATACGAGGCGAAAAGTCAACGGTTGCTCGAAGTAAACGAGATCGAAGTGACGACGGATTTATACAAAGGCGTTAAACACACCGAATCGGGACATTATGTATTTACGCCGCCGCCGAACGGACAGCAAGAATTCTTCGACTATCCTACACTTATAAAATTGTATCCTTACGGAGCGTGTAAACTGCGTATTACCGTTTTTACCGTAATAAGCCCTTCTGCAATTTTGGGAGATATATCATGCTAAAACCTTATTACAAACAAACGCAAAGCGTAAACACAGAGCTCGCACGCAGCTACTACGTGCCGTTTTCAGATAGCGACAAAAAGTCTTACGACCGCGAGGACAGCAGTCGTTTTACATCGCTTAACGGCACGTGGAAAATAACGGCGTACGACAGCGTTCTCGACGTGCCCGACGACTTTTACAATTTCGACGGGGCAAATGAAATCCCCGTGCCGAGCTGTGTGCAGTATTACGGGTACGACTATTTTCAGTACACGAATACGCGCTTCCCGTTTCCGTTCGACCCACCGCACGTGCCCGCGAAAAATCCCGCGTATCAATATACGCGCTATTTCGACTGCGAGAAAACGACGGATAAAACGTACATAGTATTTGAGGGTGTGGACAGTGCGTTTTATCTTTACGTAAACGGCAAAGAGGTCGGGTACAGTCAAATATCCCACCGCATAAGCGAGTTCGATATAACAGAGTACGTTAAAGCGGGCAAGAACAAAATAGACGTTTTAGTGCTCAAATGGAATAAAGGCAGTTATCTCGAAGATCAGGACAAACTGCGGTTCACGGGCATATTCCGTGACGTGTATATA encodes the following:
- a CDS encoding beta-glucosidase, which encodes MNSNKNKSICESAVAEGFVLLENDGTLPLMKNDRVAVFGRAQFEYIKSGSGSGGLVVCPYVTNIGDELIKLVNIDARTENYYREHIGAYPYDNGDNWEIPQSQKEASLDESFVKTLSEDNDKAIIVISRMCGESFDLKPEKGGYYLTDEEENTIKLVCRYFKRVCVLLNVGNIIDMRWVKKYNVGTVAYVWQGGQDGGSGVAKTLVGKYYPSGRLADTIAENLSDYPAADRFGRKEKNIHTEDIYVGYRYFETFAKDTVLYPFGYGLSYTKFAYTDIKAKKADDKTVIQVTVKNTGNYFGKDVVQCYVEKPQGELGKPARELVAFKKTKPLKPCESETVTMEIEIDALASYDDGGKSGFANCYVLEKGEYGFYVGSDVRTAKKVFAFCLPETSCVKKCRQAAAPVEKFERITTKDGVTPIYEQTPLAAYDIKSRIDSELPPTIEITGEKSISLSDVASGEHTVNEYIAQFDAPSLCLLMRGEGMSSPKAPVSGTASSFGGIMDVWNKSGMPVITTVDGPSGVRIAEGNGYSTCIPTGALLAAMWSPEKIYDVFDIFAKELRSYGLDIALAPGMNIHRHVLGGRNFEYFSEDPLLTGVNAAAVTKSFYDNGVRCTLKHFAVNSQELERGKENEVLSERALREIYLKGFEIAVKNGCVQYIMSSYNRINGISAASNYDLITTILRNEWGYDGVVMTDWWTTTDDLYNGTFSRCNLAAMVRAQNDLYMVTDDASVYPDDMSEALNEGRLTVGELQRCAKNIACAAIDSLSFKANRKSEITDVATGKLITRCDGAQCAGGIPSIGKYAVKITYSCSGDALAQKELFVISGGKTIQTLLIKGTDGKTDSRVFVAELTPDAVLSFKGAAQITQIEIYTIKR